From the genome of Vicia villosa cultivar HV-30 ecotype Madison, WI linkage group LG2, Vvil1.0, whole genome shotgun sequence, one region includes:
- the LOC131653351 gene encoding protein-S-isoprenylcysteine O-methyltransferase A-like, with protein sequence MTEILSYTACRQLSQMFIAVIFFHVSEYFLAAFIHGKSSVTLKSLLISKHYLLAMVFSLLEYLIEVTFFPELKEYWVISDIGLVLVVIGEIIRKGAIITAGQSFTHMIRVRPDERHQLVTHGIYKFIRHPGYCGFFIWSVSTQIMLCNPLSTIGFAVVVWKFFNSRIPYEEYFLRQFFGMQYVEYAQQVVSGVPFIN encoded by the coding sequence ATGACAGAAATCCTAAGCTACACTGCTTGCAGACAATTGTCTCAAATGTTCATTGCAGTTATCTTCTTTCACGTTTCAGAATATTTTCTAGCCGCCTTCATTCATGGAAAATCAAGTGTAACTCTGAAGTCCCTTTTGATTAGCAAACACTATCTCTTAGCAATGGTATTTTCATTGCTAGAATATTTAATTGAGGTTACTTTCTTTCCTGAGCTAAAGGAATATTGGGTTATCAGTGATATAGGATTGGTACTGGTTGTGATAGGTGAAATTATAAGGAAAGGGGCAATAATAACAGCAGGGCAATCGTTTACTCATATGATAAGAGTTCGTCCAGATGAACGTCATCAATTGGTTACACAtggtatttataaatttattcgcCATCCAGGGTACTGTGGTTTCTTCATTTGGTCGGTTAGCACTCAGATAATGCTCTGTAATCCTTTATCAACTATTGGATTTGCGGTTGTTGTTTGGAAGTTTTTCAATAGTAGGATACCATATGAGGAATACTTTTTGAGACAGTTTTTTGGAATGCAGTATGTTGAGTATGCCCAACAAGTTGTGTCTGGGGTGCCATTTATAAATTGA